A genomic segment from Cyprinus carpio isolate SPL01 chromosome A4, ASM1834038v1, whole genome shotgun sequence encodes:
- the LOC109072394 gene encoding gastrula zinc finger protein XlCGF8.2DB-like isoform X2, producing the protein MEFIKEESEDVRIEETFRVKHEDTEEQTDLMLLKKENEVLNEMEEKTQYERHLDFITGDKSFICSQTQKSQKEVSSQKRAPNTGTRSYFTCQQCGSSFTQKGSLKVHMRIHTGESSFTCQQCGKCFIQKGGLKSHMCVHTGEKPYNCKLCGKSFTHKRSLNSHIKIHTGESSFTCKLCEKSFSRKESVKKHMNIHTGVKPYVCYQCGKSFTQKPTLSTHMRGHTGEKPYTCNLCGKSFSQKGNLTIHMRIHTGEKPFVCVQCGKSYRSKVNLNCHMKIHSQKLF; encoded by the exons atggagtttattaaagaggagagtgaagatgtgaggattgaagaaacattcagagtcaaacatgaagatactgaggaacaaacgg ACCTGATGCTGCTGAAAAAAGAGAATGAAGTACTaaatgaaatggaagagaaaaccCAGTATGAGCGACATCTTGATTTCATAACTGGAGATAAATCTTTTATTTGCTCACAGACTCAAAAGTCCCAAAAAGAGGTTTCTTCTCAAAAAAGAGCCCCAAATACAGGAACTAGAAGttatttcacctgccaacagtgtggaagtAGTTTCACTCAGAAAGGaagccttaaagtccacatgcgaattcacactggagagagctctttcacctgccaacagtgtggaaaatgtttcattcaaaaaGGAGGCCTTAAAAGCCACATGtgtgttcacactggagagaagccttacaacTGCAAActatgtggaaagagttttacacataaaagATCTCTTAATTCCCATAtaaaaattcacactggagagagctcTTTCACTTGCAAACTGTGTGAGAAGAGCTTCTCACGAAAAGAAAGTGTTAAGAAACACATGAACATTCACACTGGAGTGAAGCCATATGTATGTTaccaatgtggaaaaagtttcacacAAAAACCAACTCTTAGTACCCACATGAGaggtcacactggagagaagccttatacCTGCAatctgtgtggaaagagcttctcACAAAAAGGAAATCTTACGATTCATATGAGAATTCACACAGGAGAAAAGCCATTTGTATGTGTTCAATGTGGCAAGAGTTACAGAAGTAAAGTAAACCTTAATTGCCACATGAAGATTCACTCGCAAAAACTGTTCTAA